The following is a genomic window from Sphingobacterium spiritivorum.
AGAACAAAATCAAAGCTATCATTTCCAGAATTAATAATGGAGATTATTCGGATGAAGATCTGCTTCAATATAATGCCTGGTGTAACGGACAGCAGAATATAGAAGAAGGGGTTGATCTTTCGGATAAAAATGAGCAGATGTTCATATTTGTTAAAAAAAAAATTAACAGGAAGCATCAACGAAATGTTTTTGTTCGGATAGCAGCTGTTGCTGCAGCTCTTTTATTCTTCTTTTTACTACAGCAGTTTTTGAAAAATGATAAAAACATTGAATACGGAAATAGTGTAGCAGCTAACTATAAACATCAAATACCAAAAGGATTTAATAATGTCGTTTTGACCCTGTCTAATGGAGATGAAATAGATCTGACGAAGGACAGTACTCGCAATCGTTTCATTCAGGATAGTACTATAACTTCTGTTTCCCGTGATAATATTGTACGGATTTGGGATAAGAAATCAGACAAGGATCAAATGGAGGTGAGCTATAATACATTGGCTACATCAAGAGGCCGGCAGTTTAAGATCATATTGTCTGATGGAACGAAAGTTTGGCTTAATGCAGCTTCATCCATTCATTATCCCCTAAGTT
Proteins encoded in this region:
- a CDS encoding FecR family protein, producing MTDKNKIKAIISRINNGDYSDEDLLQYNAWCNGQQNIEEGVDLSDKNEQMFIFVKKKINRKHQRNVFVRIAAVAAALLFFFLLQQFLKNDKNIEYGNSVAANYKHQIPKGFNNVVLTLSNGDEIDLTKDSTRNRFIQDSTITSVSRDNIVRIWDKKSDKDQMEVSYNTLATSRGRQFKIILSDGTKVWLNAASSIHYPLSFTNQNERKVELTGEAYFEVAKNERQPFVVTSRNQRVKVLGTHFNINSYPDEPVIKTTLVEGAVEVNQKIVLQPGEQSRVDKTNYISKTRVDPETVIAWKNGYFEFRNENIYEIMRKVVRFHNIQVIYEGTIPLDGMSGQIRMEDDIKKIIDILGSTSLLKITQKNDRVYIRKY